Proteins encoded by one window of Emys orbicularis isolate rEmyOrb1 chromosome 15, rEmyOrb1.hap1, whole genome shotgun sequence:
- the EPO gene encoding erythropoietin yields MGRSELCALLLLLLGLAALTRPSPLHPICDTRVMEKFIKEARDTENAVEGCTNSCNLSEVLTVPDTKVNFNEWKKMDRQTQAAEVWGGQALLSAAVLRARDLVPDPSLNQQLGRTYSNLRSVTQILRSHNAQVEPALPPAPPPTLSIRTLAKLLNVHSNFLRGRVKLFLTDACRPNAR; encoded by the exons ATGGGGAGATCTG agctgtgtGCTTTGCTGTTGTTACTGCTGGGACTCGCTGCACTAACtcgcccctccccactgcaccccatcTGCGACACCCGAGTCATGGAGAAATTCATCAAGGAGGCCAGAGACACTGAGAACGCCGTG GAAGGTTGTACAAATTCTTGCAACTTATCAGAAGTTCTCACGGTGCCCGACACGAAGGTTAATTTTAATGAGTGGAAGAAAATGGAC agacAGACGCAGGCGgcggaggtgtggggggggcaggcccTCCTCTCAGCCGCGGTGCTCCGGGCCCGGGACCTGGTCCCCGACCCCTCCCTGAACCAGCAGCTCGGGCGCACCTACAGCAACCTGCGCAGCGTCACCCAGATCCTGCGCAGCCACAACGCCCAG gtggagccggccctgccccctgccccgccccccaccctcagCATCCGGACTCTGGCCAAACTCCTCAACGTCCACTCCAACTTCCTGCGGGGGCGGGTCAAGCTGTTCCTGACGGACGCCTGCCGACCCAATGCCAGGTGA
- the POP7 gene encoding LOW QUALITY PROTEIN: ribonuclease P protein subunit p20 (The sequence of the model RefSeq protein was modified relative to this genomic sequence to represent the inferred CDS: deleted 2 bases in 1 codon) → MAEPAPPAAELALRRRCPPRLPRRPGDVYVNMQTDFKAQLSRCQKLLGPGGGCAEICIHGLGLAINRAINIALQLQAGGAGALRLAANTSTVPLADGLEPQGDEDGRPPLARARNNSAIHIRVCRAAPPP, encoded by the exons atgGCGGAGCCGGCGCCCCCCGCGGCGGAGCTGGCCCTGcggcgccgc tgccccccccgcctgccgcggCGCCCGGGCGACGTCTACGTCAACATGCAGACGGATTTCAAGGCGCAGCTGAGCCGGTGCCAGAAGCTGCTGGGCCCCGGCGGCGGCTGCGCCGAGATCTGCATCCACGGGCTGGGCCTGGCCATCAACCGGGCCATCAACATCGCCCTGCAGCTCCAGGCGGGCGGCGCCGGCGCCCTGCGGCTCGCCGCCAACACTTCCACCGTGCCGCTGGCCgatgggctggagccccagggcgaCGAGGACGGGCGCCCGCCCCTCGCCCGGGCCCGCAACAACTCTGCCATCCACATCCGGGTGTGCCGGGCTGCGCCCCCGccctga